From Calliphora vicina chromosome 3, idCalVici1.1, whole genome shotgun sequence:
gagactatagtccaatagtcgagactatagtcttatagcCAACACTATAGTCTTATAGACAATACTATAGTCTAATAGTCAATACTATAGTTTAATAGTCAAGAATATAGCTTAATATATTCAGATTACAACCTCATAATCCTATAGTACAGACTTATAGTCAGACCATAGCTACAAATGTAGCAAATGTTTGCTAAGAACGAgataaataatttttccaaaCCTCCTATAAAGTTATCAATAAGTGATTTGTTTactttgttttatgttttattaattaatttaattttaaatgacatatgtgttgaaataattaatgtttacataaattatcactaaatttttttttttgtttatgttgttgctgtattattgtgaaataatgtcataaataaaaaactaaaaatttatttaaacttttgtttacGATGACATGCGTAGGCCATAATTTATCTAgataaaaaaagccaaaaaaaaatggagggaaatttttaaacacaccgggcaaatatttaagataatttattaaataatatttgaattagtaaaataattaataaagatttttagtttttttgtttagttttcaaTATATTCTTTTTACTGtaattgtttattctaatgTCCGCTCCTTACtgccctgtttttttttttctaattttcaaaaaagaaaaacacatttttaagttCCTTTCTCCAAACTATTACTACATTGTTGTGCTCGTTGTTTATTTTTGGGACtggctgatgatgatgatgatgccaTTAGAAAAGTATTACGTTGTTgcagtatttattattatttatctgaattttaaattaaacatttcaaaaaattcaatttatataataatttcgaaatgaaattaaaattgtttttattatagattttcaaaacttttgccatgaattgaaacaattttgcaaaaatcaatGACGTTGTGCTGTTGCCTCTGCAGGtgattagtttttaattttcgccAATGAGTAAGATATTCAAATAGTTTGATTATTAATTTGGCAAAATGATTAATTTCAAGTTTATGCAATAAAACAAGAAAGTGCTACAAATTGTTTGATATGAAGGGAAATTAGGAAATAAGCgagaaaaaactaaacatataatatataaattatgtttaaaaaagtgtcttgtggagacactattctatagaaacgttttactaaaaaataagaattattattttttgtttgaaaaaagaaaattattttgttcttttatgTACTCCCAACTCTGTTAGTAGttatttacaagttttattttaaattgtacatCACTAAAAGACATTAGTCATACTCAAACTCtagtaaaaattcaaaaatctcctacagttttaatgaaaatatgaaatttgtaaaaattttcatgggtgcgtatgattaatattaatttggactaattttataaaaacccaATTATCTCCCAGAACTAAGTTAAATACGGCAATGATATATTCTACAAAGATGTTAAGAACAAATTAGGGTACATCATCATcagatttgtttaacatttacaaaacaattttaaaaacatttgaacgatttttttaatattttccagaaaaaactaaaaaatatttccaaaattctgaaCTTTAAACACATATTGCTGGAAGTATTATAATTTTGGTTCCTTGTGTCTTGTTTAATGAAATCTTCTCACAATTTAAGtctatttaaaaacttaacctACAAGCAGTGAGTTTATCAGAAGGATTTACATTTACGTTTACGTATGTGAATATTTCTAGACGATTGGAATAATAAATACCTGGCTGctgtttaaaaatgtaaatttacatttatttttttctatttgtcaTGGATATTGTCGATGTTGAACGTCATGATGACTCTACGTGATGAATGACAATTTAATAGAGAGCTATTAAATGAAATCAGACATATTTAGTTGGATGTTTAATAAGTAACAAacaatttgatttcaataataaacaaaaagatttttaatattacaaaaaactaaaaaaaaatcaaacaaattttgaagtgCTTTTAAACACATAGCATTTTCTTGCTTCACAAGAAGCTcaggaaataaaattaaattgatttattataTTCAGAACACTTCTTTCGATTCAATGAATAGGAAACTCTAGTAAGGAATAAACACTCATTGACAACCCACTATAAAAGTCTGCGATTCATGTGTTCTTTTTCACAACTTCCAAATACTAAATTCTACTTTAACTTCCCTTCCTGGTAAGTTGTTTTTCTATCTCGGTAGAATTAATATTGCTCTTCCACATTAAAAATTCTAGTTATATTTTGCTGCTTTGTTAATTTGTTGCCTACAAAGTATacaattaatttgttatttaaataaaaattatttaaatttattttatagttttatgaatcattaataattaaatatataaaaccatCAAAAATTCatgtaatttctttttttctgtatttttggcATCTTTAACCGtcttaaaaattgatttaatttgcatgtgttaatactaaatttttCACAGTCTAATAGTtacaatgaaatgaaaatttttcttttaattaaaataaaaatacataattaaactatgaacaagtaagagtgctatattcggctgtgccgaatcttatatacccttcaccaaattatacttcaaaattttaaatatttttaggtaaacaaaatttaattttttttccagttgttttttgaattttttggaaaaaaaaatttttcgattgttatttaaaattttttttttaaatttaaaaaaatttttttttttaaaattttaaaattttaaaattttttttttttaaaattttaaaattttaaaattttttttttgttttttcaatttttaaaaaaaaaaaaaaattcgggttcaaaatttttttcccgatttttacccattgtaggtccaacttactatggtcttatatacgtcgtgtcaaatgtctttgaaatatctatcattagatatccatattgtctatataatgtcttagtaatccagatataggtaaaaaaaataggtcaaaaatcgaggttgtcttggttttttcctcatatctcagccatttgtggaccgattttgctgattttaaatagcaaaattctcgaaagcatgtctgacagaattattgaagatttggatcccgaagatatctggggtcttcagaaaactgatttcaacagacagacagacagacggacagacggacagacagacagacagacagacagacagacagacagacagacagacggacatggcttaatcgactccgctatctataaggatccagaatatatatactttatagggtcggaaatgaaaaatgtagaaattacaaacggaatgacaaacttatatatacccttctcacgaagctgaagggtataaaaatgttaaagttattacagtttcgttttccgattttagtaaaactttcagaccataattaaaattaccaggattataatattatgaataagttttacttaaaatttataacagtgaggaaattgggctcattcgcctaaatatgggcaaaaaattagtttttcttgaaaatcgccaAATTTAAATCGGAGGtaaggaaaaactgtaagaggtattgacatagttttttcatatttttattccctactttgatctcaataaatcccaatgttatgatcaaaaaattctgaaatttctttaacaaaatttttaaaaatttgaaaatggagattcgaaacggccgttaaaaaaaatattttcttttggcCATACgtacgaataggttaacgatatcctacgaagacaaaaactcgtacacaagtaaatacggatatattttaaataaaaattagcttttattttaatttttctcgaaatatgttaatttttttcctaaattttatgtacaagtggcctgaaacatgttaatggtctggcgaatttgtaataactttaaactcCTTCTAGATTAGGAAAGTAGGTAATGGTACAATGTtggcaataatatttttttatattttgtttctgggatttagaaaataagctcatagtttttatttggttttcattAATAGGTAGTTAAAaggtttctttttttgtatgaaaaaacaaaagaaatttgagGGAACTACTACATAATTTTTCATAGGTTGGGTTGATTGTTTCTGAacttttgttcacatttaatattgaaaattaaatgccTTTGTTTTGTATTAcgaatttaaacaaaagaaacaattcGAAGACTAATGGATTTGCAAACTAATTGCAACAAATTATTTATCGCATACAGATATCATCACTATCATTCGGAACAACGTTACATTAACATATATCACAAAACacatatatttttagttaaagttagctgatatgtatctgagtgaagttagtgttaggaataggggataatatttatgtaccaaaatgtgtgaactgaacataggtacttttttgttcttctaatggtacttttttgaaatatctataacaatggacttagatacatgaaattaaacatatatggtcctaagtgagtgagaattctaggcggagactttttggtactttttcctaattggaatggtactttttgtaatttcttcaccaatgaacctagaaacatgaaataaagcttatacaTAAACCGAgtagtgggaaactacaagtgtgggttttttggtactttttctatattctaatggtactttttgaattttctataatataatggacctagaaatatgaaattaagcgtatatggtcctaagtgattgagaattctagggggagactttttggtactttttgtttattctaatggtacttttttgaatgtagtttgagtgggaaactacaagtgggtgctttttggtactttttatacccttcagcttcgtgagaagggtatatataagtttgtcattccgtttgtaatttctacatttttcatttccgaccctataaagtatatatattctggatccttatagatagcggagtcgattaagccatgtccgtctgtctgtctgtctgtctgtctgtctgtctgtctgtctgtctgtctgtctgtctgtctgtctgtctgtctgtctgtctgtctgtctgtctgtctgtctgtctgtctgtctgtctgtctgtctgtctgtctgtctgtctgtctgtctgtctgtctgtctgtctgtctgtctgtctgtctgtctgtctgtctgtctgtctgtctgtctgtctgtctgtctgtctgtctgtctgtctgtctgtccgtctgtctgtctgttgaaatcaattttctgaaggccccagatatctccgggatccaaatcttcaacaattctgtcagacatactttcgagaattttgctatttaaaatcagcaaaatccgtccataaataacggagatatgagcaaaaatccgagacaacctctgaaaatttcatcaaaaaacacaatgtattgcatgctttgataaaaaaacaagtaagagtgctatattcggctgtgccgaatcttatatacccttcaccaaattatacttcaaaattttaaatatttttaggtaaacaaaatttaattttttttccagttgttttttgaattttttgaaaaaaaaaatttttcgattgttattttaaatttaattatttttttttttaaatttaaattttttttttttaaattttaaaaattttttttttttaaatttaaaaattttttttttttaaattttaaaatttttttttttttttaaaaaaaattcgggttcaaaaatttttttcccgattttgacccattgtaggtccaacttactatggtctttgaaatatctatcattagatatccatattgtctatattaatgtcttagtaatccagatataggtaaaaaataggtcaaaaatagaggttgtcttggttttttcctcatatctcagccatttgtggaccgattttgctgattttaaatagcaaaattctcgaaagcatgtctgaccgaattattgaagatttggatcccgaagatatctggggtcttcagaaaactgatttcaacagacagacagacagacagacagacagacagacggacagacagacagacggacatggcttaatcgactccgctatctataaggatccagaatatatatactttatagggtcggaaatgaaaaatgtagaaattacaaacggaatgacaaacttatatatacccttctcacgaagctgaagggtataaaaaaggacgctttaaatacaaaatagatttttgtaatttatagcCATTTAAAAagcatgatttttattttaaaatgaaaagaaattaattaagtaaataattaataagtTGTTTGagatgtaaaaacaaaaaacaaattacacagaGGGAAAAAAGACGTTGGAAAATTATACACGCTTGTTatcaaattgaaacaaaaatgtttataatttttcattaacatcCGTTGTCAAACTATGTACGAATAGCTGtcgaataaacaacaaaaatgtaaacaatacaAGATGTTGTCAGATCAacaacggaaaaataaataatacacgacgatataaaattataaactcaGTTCAATATATAACTGGCTGCGGCTAATtacgcaaaaatttaaaattattttcatactatttatttattatttcatttgaaaatgtttgaaattggcaagaatttaaactgattataaataacatttttaagaatttttatttaaagttatttttcacaggttttaatttttccaatccCCATGATGCTAAATCAAAAATCTTTTCAATTAACAACCGACACGAACTCATCTTTAGCCATAAAAGTACTAATTTTGCccattttatgaaaatcatttAGTTGTCATTgactaacaaacaaaaaaaatctctgTAATATGTCCATTAGTTAGTAttagtattaaataaaagctccataaaaattaaatcgtTATAATTAACAAGTTTAAATGTCcgattataatatttaaaaattcagccGCTATTTTCCGCGGCGGCTTTGTGCTGCTATTATGAGTCGGCGGTGGCTGTTGATCGGCGTTCATATGATCGACTTCGTACTATTTATTGCAATTAAAAGTTGAGTTTTAGCGCgtgcataaaaaaaaaaaattcttaaaatggcaaataaacaaaatttaattaattataccgAAGAATTAATAGATGTGATTGATATGCAAGATTCTTGCATTATCAATTCAGTGGAAGTGGAcagtgaaaattttaatgatgaaATTGATCTTCAACAATTTCTTCAAACCATAAATATGGAGTCCCTGTTCGAAACATTGAAaggtaatattttaaaattaaaataaaaaaaatattcaactttttatttcatttaagctGCCAATGTCACATACAGGAGTTTGCCGTATATAACAAACGCGGACCTAACAGAAGCTATTCCACATTTGGGGCTACGTGCGGAATTCCGTAGCAAACTAGTTACATGGAGAAAAACTGAGGTGAGTAAAggagtttaattttacaaatatttattataattccaaatatttcatcaGCTAGGAGTTGACAATGAGCCCTCAAAGGTCCAGTTATGGATTGACAACAATGATGACATGTCCCCAAGCAGTTCATTCactaacaataaaaatgtaaaataaataactatttatataataaacctaattaaaatttattgcagGATTTGAAGACATTGATAAATTCATCACCAAAAGGTAGAGATATTCTAAAATACGCGGCTGAATCCCAAAAATTAACATGTCAGCAAAGGGAAGACATAGTTAATATCATAATAGAAGATGTCATCTATAAAAACACTGTGCTTTATCCAAATGACTTTCAAAAGCTAACCGCGGAAATTTGCTCCCTGTTTCCCTCTGAAAATAATATGAAGGTAAGAAAGAAAACATATAGTCTATAGACTAGCATAGTAGtatagtctatagtccagtctagtCTATaatatagtctagtctatattctagtcctgtctatagtctagtccagtctatagtctagtccagtctatagtctagtctatagtctaatatatagtctagtctatagtctagtctatagtctaatatatagtctagtctatagtctagtctatagtctagtctatagtctagtctagtctatagtctagtctatagtctagtctatagtctagtctatagtctagtctatagtctagtctatagtctagtctatagtctagtctatagtctagtctatagtctagtctatagtctagtctatagtctagtctatagtctagtctatagtctagtctatagtctagtctatagtctagtctatagtctagtctatagtctagtctatagtctagtctagtctagtctatagtctagtctagtctatagtctagtctatagtctagtctatagtctagtctatagtctagtctatagtctagtctatagtctagtctatagtctagtctatagtctagtctatagtctagtctatagtctagtctatagtctagtctatagtctagtctatagtctagtctatagtctagtctatagtctagtctatagtctagtctatagtctagtctatagtctagtctatagtctagtctatagtctagtctatagtctagtctagtctatagtctagtctatagtctagtctatagtctagtctatagtctagtctagtctatagtctagtctatagtctagtctatagtctagtctatagtctagtctatagtctagtctatagtctagtctatagtctagtctatagtctagtctatagtctagtctatagtctagtctatagtctagtctagtctatagtctagtctagtctatagtctagtctagtctatagtctagtctatagtctagtctatagtccagtctatagtctagtctatagtctagtctatagtctagtctatagtctagtctatagtctagtctatagtctagtctatagtctagtctatagtctagtctagactatagactagactatagactagactatagactagactatagactagactatagactagactatagactagactatagactggactatagactggactatagactagactatagactagactattgTTAGCTTATAGATTACagccttatttttttaattttacttttttatttacttttcataattatataaaacaaatttaattggatgtaatttttttttaggatttttattatattcCGAGAAAAGGAAAAACCAATGCTGGTGGAAAATTGTATTCCAAGTACAGGAAcaaatgtgcaaaaaaaaggaaacttaTGGGGTCTACTCCGAGCTTCAGTCCTACAACTAGTCAATCATCTGACATAGAACACGTGGAATATGATGAATCAATATCTGTAGCTTTAAAAAACACACTTAATAGAGACAGTTCCAATTGGGAAGAAGTTTGTGACAAGTGGAAAAAAACATATCATATGCgccaaaatgatataaaaaacttaacgagtCTTGATTTTCTTAAAGCTTGGTCCAAATTATCTGATTCTCGAGGTCCGGAATTggtaatgtacatatttagttgttattaatataaaatattaatttatttaatttagataAACATCGACTTTGATGCAATGTACCCCAAAAAAGGACATCTTCTGTTTTCGAAATgggaattatttaaacaaaaaattaaaccatTTTATGACATTCATGTGCACAATGAATATTGTAAACAATTACAATCGAAAATTACATCGTCTATAAGTACaggtaaatgttaaaatattttttacatttacatacgtacaaatattaatatttattcttattttatttaaagattcaGAGGATTATATATACACTTTGCTGTTAAATGCTGTTTTACCTTCACCAGCAAGATTTAAAAACGAAATGGGAAAACGAAATAAACGAGTAACAATAGTTGACTCCCAAGAAAGTTTTGTTTTGCGATTGACGTGTATAAATGATTATGAAAGACAAATCAATAcagtaataaacaaatattattctgCTGGATTAACAATACAACCATTCATCATCGTAGAGGGTTTAACCGACGCGGACATAAAAggtttttatgtatattttaa
This genomic window contains:
- the LOC135953710 gene encoding uncharacterized protein LOC135953710, with translation MANKQNLINYTEELIDVIDMQDSCIINSVEVDSENFNDEIDLQQFLQTINMESLFETLKAANVTYRSLPYITNADLTEAIPHLGLRAEFRSKLVTWRKTELGVDNEPSKVQLWIDNNDDMSPSSSFTNNKNDLKTLINSSPKGRDILKYAAESQKLTCQQREDIVNIIIEDVIYKNTVLYPNDFQKLTAEICSLFPSENNMKDFYYIPRKGKTNAGGKLYSKYRNKCAKKRKLMGSTPSFSPTTSQSSDIEHVEYDESISVALKNTLNRDSSNWEEVCDKWKKTYHMRQNDIKNLTSLDFLKAWSKLSDSRGPELINIDFDAMYPKKGHLLFSKWELFKQKIKPFYDIHVHNEYCKQLQSKITSSISTDSEDYIYTLLLNAVLPSPARFKNEMGKRNKRVTIVDSQESFVLRLTCINDYERQINTVINKYYSAGLTIQPFIIVEGLTDADIKGFYVYFNSNLLKLNSFIECLDICFKIFHTLSLKYPEACEQPWQFIQKFFYDIYTQFDLKSVNITSLISFLNTNN